In Fundidesulfovibrio magnetotacticus, a single window of DNA contains:
- the bioB gene encoding biotin synthase BioB, with protein sequence MIIGNRPLHAATTLVLDGQDLRGELLHEVITVVAQARGEELADLLGAARRIRLARLGRAVSLCAIVNARSGRCSENCAFCAQSSHFDTGAPCHPFLDHERILDAARTMRAHGARRFGIVLSGLTPSREDFERLRRAVRGVADLGMLPDASCGILSRARFEELRSDGLHLYHHNLETARSFFPEICTTHDYEDDVQAVRDALDAGLGVCSGGIFGLGESWEQRAELALTLRELGVDSVPVNFLSPIPGTPMERRPPLAPEEALKIVALLRFILPSAHLRICGGRKTVFGPTRGLAPLEAGASGLMIGDYLTTSGLDAAADRQGIRDAGWEIEDA encoded by the coding sequence ATGATCATTGGCAACCGGCCGCTCCACGCGGCGACCACCCTCGTCCTGGACGGGCAGGACCTTCGGGGCGAGCTCCTGCACGAAGTCATCACCGTCGTGGCCCAGGCCCGGGGCGAAGAACTGGCGGACCTCCTCGGCGCGGCGCGGCGCATCCGACTGGCGCGCCTGGGCCGCGCCGTGAGCCTGTGCGCCATCGTCAACGCCAGGAGCGGGCGCTGCTCCGAGAACTGCGCCTTCTGCGCCCAGTCCTCCCATTTCGACACCGGCGCGCCCTGCCACCCTTTCCTCGATCACGAACGCATCCTCGACGCCGCCCGGACCATGCGCGCCCACGGGGCCAGGCGCTTCGGCATCGTGCTCTCCGGGCTCACCCCCTCGCGGGAGGACTTCGAGCGCCTGCGCCGGGCCGTGCGCGGCGTGGCGGACCTGGGCATGCTCCCCGACGCCTCCTGCGGCATCCTCTCTCGCGCGCGGTTCGAGGAGCTTCGGTCCGACGGGCTACACCTCTACCATCACAATCTGGAGACCGCGCGCAGCTTCTTCCCGGAAATCTGCACCACCCACGACTACGAGGACGACGTGCAGGCCGTGCGCGACGCACTGGACGCGGGCTTGGGCGTCTGCTCGGGGGGCATCTTCGGTCTGGGCGAAAGCTGGGAGCAACGCGCCGAACTGGCCCTGACCCTGCGCGAGCTGGGCGTGGACTCCGTTCCCGTGAACTTCCTCTCGCCCATCCCGGGCACGCCCATGGAGCGCAGGCCGCCCCTTGCGCCCGAGGAGGCGCTGAAGATCGTGGCGCTTCTGCGCTTCATCCTGCCCTCGGCGCATCTGCGCATCTGCGGCGGCCGCAAGACCGTGTTCGGACCGACGCGGGGCCTCGCGCCGCTGGAGGCCGGGGCCAGCGGGCTGATGATCGGCGACTACCTCACCACGTCTGGCCTGGACGCCGCCGCCGACCGCCAGGGCATCCGGGACGCCGGATGGGAGATCGAGGATGCCTGA
- a CDS encoding aminotransferase class I/II-fold pyridoxal phosphate-dependent enzyme, protein MPEERYRQALAESRNAGRLRATRAFDPGRREILDASSNDYLGLSRHPAVVERACAFARRWGAGSASARLIRGTLPPHDALEEKLARLKGHEAALLMGSGYQTNASAIAALLDERTLSAEPLVFADKLNHASMHEGCRLAGARQLRYRHLDLDHLEALLGKHAHEKRARFILSESVFSMDGDRADVHALADLAARHGAFLYLDEAHATGVFGPTGMGLAEGVAMESGLVMGTLGKSLGSYGAYVCCSRAVREYLVNRASGFIFSTALPPPCLGAADAALDLVPTLAPRRERLLALAEALRGRLNAAGLSTERSSTQIVPVILGHAARALAAMEALRRENVLAVAVRPPTVPEGSSRLRLSLTALHTPDDVERLADAVVRAAGACS, encoded by the coding sequence ATGCCTGAGGAGCGCTACCGCCAGGCCCTGGCCGAGTCCCGGAACGCCGGACGGCTGCGCGCCACCCGCGCCTTCGACCCCGGCCGCCGGGAAATCCTGGACGCCTCCTCCAACGACTATCTGGGCCTCTCGCGCCACCCCGCCGTGGTGGAGCGGGCCTGCGCCTTCGCCCGCCGCTGGGGAGCGGGCTCGGCCTCCGCGCGCCTGATCCGGGGCACCCTCCCCCCCCACGACGCCCTGGAGGAGAAACTGGCCCGGCTCAAGGGCCACGAGGCCGCCCTGCTCATGGGCTCGGGCTACCAGACCAACGCCTCGGCCATCGCCGCGCTCCTGGACGAAAGGACTCTGAGCGCAGAGCCGCTGGTCTTCGCGGACAAGCTCAACCACGCCAGCATGCACGAGGGCTGCCGCCTGGCCGGGGCGCGCCAGCTGCGCTACCGACACCTGGACCTGGACCACCTGGAGGCCCTGCTCGGGAAGCACGCCCACGAGAAGCGCGCGCGCTTCATCCTGAGCGAGTCGGTCTTCTCCATGGACGGCGACCGGGCCGACGTGCACGCCCTGGCGGACCTGGCGGCGCGCCACGGGGCCTTCCTCTACCTGGACGAGGCCCACGCCACCGGGGTGTTCGGCCCCACGGGCATGGGCCTGGCCGAAGGCGTGGCCATGGAAAGCGGCCTCGTGATGGGCACCCTGGGCAAATCGCTGGGGAGCTACGGGGCCTACGTCTGCTGCTCGCGCGCGGTACGGGAATATCTGGTGAACAGGGCCTCGGGCTTCATTTTCTCCACGGCCCTGCCCCCGCCCTGCCTGGGCGCGGCCGACGCGGCCCTGGACCTCGTTCCGACCCTGGCCCCCCGGCGCGAACGCCTGCTCGCCCTGGCCGAAGCACTGCGCGGGCGTCTGAACGCGGCGGGGCTGTCCACCGAACGTTCCTCCACCCAGATCGTCCCCGTGATCCTGGGCCATGCCGCCCGCGCCCTGGCCGCCATGGAGGCCCTGCGCCGCGAGAACGTGCTGGCCGTGGCCGTGCGCCCGCCCACCGTCCCCGAGGGGTCCAGCAGGCTGCGCCTGTCGCTTACGGCCCTGCACACCCCGGACGACGTGGAGCGCCTGGCCGACGCCGTGGTCCGCGCGGCAGGGGCCTGCTCGTGA
- a CDS encoding alpha/beta fold hydrolase, with amino-acid sequence MSAPARLLFLHGWGLDASFWKPLLSRFPGHHAAALDLGYFGPERPDPPREFLAAPGPLVAVGHSLGFAALLRREAPRPDALACLGGFARFPGPPGAVRAMRRGLARDPRAVLAAFHEACALPAHLRPDTSRADSARLAKGLDHLLQWDESPRLEAWSGPLLALGAEDDTIVPRQAFLERFPGAALLPGGHAFPATRPDETFRLLQAFLERP; translated from the coding sequence GTGAGCGCCCCCGCCCGTCTGCTCTTCCTGCACGGCTGGGGCCTGGACGCCTCGTTCTGGAAGCCCCTGCTCTCGAGGTTCCCGGGCCACCACGCGGCGGCCCTGGACCTGGGCTATTTCGGCCCCGAACGCCCGGACCCGCCTCGGGAATTCCTCGCCGCCCCCGGCCCCCTGGTGGCCGTGGGCCACTCCCTGGGCTTCGCCGCCCTGCTGCGCCGGGAGGCCCCACGCCCCGACGCCCTGGCCTGCCTGGGCGGCTTCGCCCGCTTCCCCGGCCCGCCCGGGGCCGTGCGGGCCATGCGCCGGGGTCTCGCTCGCGATCCACGCGCCGTGCTGGCGGCCTTCCACGAGGCCTGCGCCCTGCCCGCGCACTTGCGCCCGGACACCTCCCGCGCCGACTCGGCGCGCCTGGCCAAAGGCCTGGACCACCTCCTGCAATGGGACGAATCCCCCCGTCTGGAGGCCTGGTCCGGCCCGCTCCTGGCCCTGGGGGCCGAGGACGACACCATCGTGCCCCGTCAGGCCTTCCTGGAGCGCTTCCCCGGGGCGGCGCTCCTCCCGGGCGGCCACGCCTTCCCGGCTACGCGCCCGGACGAGACCTTCCGGCTCCTCCAGGCCTTCCTGGAGCGCCCGTGA
- a CDS encoding methyltransferase, translating to MTLSRQARIRRAFSRAESYDLHARPQEAAAHRLAGLILQRGLPHGASVLDAGCGTGFLAQRLAAQASVGRYVLADLSPVMLGRAVRRLDASPGRLRIGLRPGAPLAVAMDIQAPALRPGFHVVVSSMALHWTENLGQALAALWSLVRPGGLLAVCLPGAGTFGPWRAAHQALGLPCGLQDFPSQEDLAALFPAPPEIIEEVHPLALASALDLPRHLRAVGGRVPRPGHTPLAPGALRAVAALADASPAPMAYHALHALAFRPLTH from the coding sequence GTGACCCTCTCGCGCCAGGCGCGCATCCGTCGGGCCTTCTCCCGGGCCGAGAGCTACGACCTCCACGCCAGGCCCCAGGAGGCCGCGGCGCACCGGCTGGCCGGGCTCATCCTGCAACGCGGACTTCCCCACGGCGCGAGCGTCCTGGACGCGGGCTGCGGCACGGGCTTCCTGGCCCAGCGCCTGGCCGCCCAGGCATCGGTGGGCCGCTATGTCCTGGCGGACCTCTCCCCGGTGATGCTCGGGCGCGCCGTCCGCCGCCTGGACGCGAGCCCGGGCCGACTCCGCATCGGACTCCGGCCCGGCGCGCCCCTGGCCGTGGCCATGGACATCCAGGCCCCGGCCCTCAGGCCCGGCTTCCACGTGGTGGTTTCCAGCATGGCCCTGCACTGGACCGAAAACCTGGGCCAGGCCCTGGCCGCCCTGTGGTCCCTGGTGCGCCCGGGCGGGCTGCTGGCCGTCTGCCTGCCCGGCGCGGGCACCTTCGGGCCCTGGCGCGCGGCGCATCAGGCCCTGGGGCTCCCCTGCGGCCTCCAGGACTTCCCCTCCCAGGAGGATCTGGCCGCGCTCTTTCCCGCGCCCCCGGAGATCATCGAGGAGGTCCACCCCCTGGCCCTCGCCAGCGCCCTGGACCTGCCCCGCCACCTCCGGGCCGTGGGCGGGCGTGTGCCGCGCCCCGGCCACACGCCCCTCGCGCCGGGCGCGCTGCGCGCCGTGGCCGCCCTGGCCGACGCATCCCCCGCCCCCATGGCCTACCACGCCCTCCACGCCCTGGCGTTCCGGCCGCTTACGCACTAG
- the bioA gene encoding adenosylmethionine--8-amino-7-oxononanoate transaminase: MNGYFVTGTDTGVGKTVLSALLCRALGADYFKPFQTGQDSDTSEAARLAGLGPERLHPPACVLPAPLAPSQAAELAGVRLDIHQVRLPGTARPLVVEGAGGALVPVAPGQDMAALMARLGLPVLVAARSGLGTINHTLLTLEALRLRGIEVAGVALIGEPDARNRRDIEKLGRVRVVLELPRLDPLTPEALAPWAARLELPVTVRADGALVRSRDDGVVDAAMPAPGLPEPDDRQTRAPGPDVLEMDRRHVWHPFTQAGTAPPPMQALRGQGARLFTADGRELLDMVSSWWVTCHGHAHPAVVRAVAGQAARLEQALFADFTHEPAARLALALAEALPGGLTRVFFSDNGSTAVEAALKMAHQYWRNEGRPERRRFAALQGGYHGDTVGAMSAGYSSGFYAGFEPLLFPVDHLPFPATWAGDPDADEKESQALAVAENYFAVHAGNVAGVILEPLVQGASGMRMARPGFVKAFSEMARRAGALVVYDEVMTGFGRTGTLFACEQVGFAPDIVCLAKGLTAGFLPMAVTVTTEAVYQGFSGQTFDRAFAHGHSFTANPLGCAAALAGLDLFREEGTLARIKALEAVHAQRLLALAGRPGLARPRWRGAIGAVDVTGSGVGYEAAVGRRVKAFFLERGFYVRPLGDVFYLMPPACLAPAELHRAYDTLEDALKTLD, encoded by the coding sequence ATGAACGGCTACTTCGTCACCGGCACCGACACCGGCGTGGGCAAGACCGTGCTCAGCGCCCTGCTCTGCCGCGCCCTGGGCGCGGACTATTTCAAACCCTTCCAGACCGGACAGGACTCCGACACTTCCGAGGCGGCCCGGCTGGCCGGGCTCGGCCCCGAACGCCTGCATCCCCCGGCCTGCGTGCTGCCCGCGCCCCTGGCCCCCAGCCAGGCCGCCGAACTGGCGGGCGTGCGCCTGGACATCCACCAGGTGCGCCTGCCCGGGACCGCGCGCCCCCTGGTGGTGGAGGGCGCGGGCGGAGCGCTCGTGCCCGTCGCGCCGGGGCAGGACATGGCCGCGCTCATGGCCCGCCTGGGCCTGCCCGTGCTGGTGGCCGCCCGCTCGGGCCTGGGCACCATCAACCACACCCTGCTCACCCTGGAGGCCCTGCGCCTGCGCGGCATCGAGGTGGCGGGCGTGGCCCTGATCGGCGAACCCGACGCCCGCAACCGCCGCGACATCGAAAAGCTGGGCCGCGTGCGCGTGGTGCTGGAACTGCCGCGCCTCGATCCTCTCACGCCCGAGGCCCTGGCTCCCTGGGCCGCGCGGCTGGAGCTTCCGGTGACGGTGCGGGCCGACGGCGCTCTGGTGCGGAGCCGAGACGACGGGGTCGTGGACGCCGCCATGCCTGCCCCTGGCCTTCCGGAGCCCGACGACCGGCAAACCCGCGCCCCGGGCCCCGACGTGCTGGAGATGGACCGCCGCCACGTCTGGCATCCCTTCACCCAGGCCGGGACGGCCCCTCCGCCGATGCAGGCCCTGCGCGGCCAGGGCGCGCGCCTTTTCACGGCCGACGGCCGCGAGCTGCTGGACATGGTTTCCTCCTGGTGGGTCACCTGCCACGGCCACGCCCACCCGGCCGTGGTCCGGGCCGTGGCCGGCCAGGCCGCGCGCCTGGAGCAGGCGCTCTTCGCCGACTTCACCCACGAGCCCGCCGCCCGTCTGGCCCTGGCCCTGGCCGAGGCCCTGCCCGGAGGGCTCACGCGAGTCTTCTTCTCCGACAACGGCTCCACCGCGGTGGAGGCCGCCCTGAAGATGGCGCACCAGTACTGGCGCAACGAGGGCCGACCGGAGCGCCGCCGCTTCGCCGCGCTCCAGGGCGGCTACCACGGCGACACCGTGGGGGCCATGTCCGCCGGGTATTCCAGCGGATTCTACGCCGGGTTCGAGCCCCTGCTCTTCCCCGTGGACCATCTGCCCTTCCCCGCCACCTGGGCGGGCGACCCGGACGCGGACGAAAAGGAATCACAGGCCCTGGCCGTGGCCGAGAACTACTTCGCCGTGCACGCGGGCAACGTGGCGGGCGTGATCCTGGAGCCCCTGGTGCAGGGCGCTTCGGGCATGCGCATGGCCCGGCCCGGATTCGTCAAAGCCTTCTCGGAAATGGCCCGCCGGGCCGGAGCGCTGGTGGTCTACGACGAGGTGATGACCGGCTTCGGACGCACCGGGACCCTCTTCGCCTGCGAGCAGGTCGGTTTCGCCCCGGACATCGTCTGCCTGGCCAAAGGGCTCACGGCCGGGTTCCTGCCCATGGCCGTCACCGTGACCACCGAGGCCGTCTATCAGGGGTTTTCGGGCCAGACTTTCGACCGGGCCTTCGCCCACGGCCACTCCTTCACCGCCAACCCCCTTGGCTGCGCGGCGGCCCTGGCCGGGCTCGATCTCTTCCGGGAGGAGGGAACGCTTGCGCGCATCAAGGCCCTGGAGGCCGTCCACGCGCAGCGCCTTCTGGCGCTGGCGGGACGCCCCGGGCTCGCGCGGCCCCGCTGGCGCGGGGCCATCGGCGCGGTGGACGTGACGGGTTCGGGCGTAGGCTACGAGGCCGCCGTGGGCAGGCGCGTCAAGGCCTTCTTCCTGGAGCGGGGATTCTACGTGCGCCCGCTGGGCGACGTGTTCTACTTGATGCCTCCGGCGTGCCTCGCGCCCGCCGAACTGCACCGGGCCTACGACACCCTGGAGGATGCCCTCAAGACCCTGGACTAG
- a CDS encoding MauE/DoxX family redox-associated membrane protein: MMRALYFLARLAFGAVFVYAGAEKMADPATFADVIFNYRMLPGQLVYPVALFLPALEVVCGLALWTGCMARAAAGILNLLMAAFMLGLGQAMLRGLDVTCGCFGGAGQAVTGETLLRDAAILAVGLLAQWGAVVQARDDAGV, encoded by the coding sequence ATGATGCGCGCGCTTTACTTTCTTGCCAGGCTCGCGTTCGGCGCGGTGTTCGTCTACGCCGGGGCCGAGAAGATGGCCGACCCGGCCACGTTCGCAGACGTGATCTTCAACTACCGCATGCTGCCGGGCCAGCTGGTCTATCCGGTGGCCCTGTTCCTGCCCGCGCTGGAAGTGGTGTGCGGCCTGGCCCTTTGGACAGGCTGCATGGCCCGCGCGGCGGCGGGCATCCTCAACCTGCTCATGGCGGCCTTCATGCTGGGCCTGGGCCAGGCCATGCTCCGGGGCCTGGACGTGACCTGCGGCTGCTTCGGCGGCGCGGGTCAGGCCGTGACCGGCGAGACCCTGCTGCGCGACGCGGCGATCCTGGCCGTGGGCCTGCTGGCCCAGTGGGGCGCGGTGGTCCAGGCCAGGGACGACGCCGGGGTCTAG
- a CDS encoding rhodanese-like domain-containing protein: MQARTSLPWWPGVVVLVAVSIMAAWVVNEARPVKLPWWSDFRAEKAAQTQRKGFLTVAPAEARAMLVAGARLFVDAREPAEYEAGHIPGAVSVSAEALLTGMDSVLPGVEKGRPLLVYCGDLACPKSRDLAQGLKELGFADIAVMPEGLDGWRAAGGPVEAK, encoded by the coding sequence ATGCAAGCACGTACGAGCCTCCCCTGGTGGCCGGGGGTTGTTGTTCTTGTGGCGGTATCCATCATGGCGGCGTGGGTTGTCAACGAAGCGCGGCCCGTGAAGCTCCCGTGGTGGTCCGATTTCCGGGCGGAGAAGGCGGCGCAGACCCAGCGCAAGGGTTTCCTCACGGTGGCCCCGGCCGAGGCCCGGGCCATGCTGGTGGCGGGGGCGCGGCTCTTCGTGGACGCGCGCGAGCCCGCCGAGTACGAGGCCGGGCACATCCCCGGCGCGGTGAGCGTGTCGGCCGAGGCGCTGCTCACGGGGATGGACTCGGTGCTGCCCGGGGTGGAGAAGGGGCGTCCGCTGCTGGTCTACTGCGGCGACCTGGCCTGCCCCAAGAGCAGGGACCTGGCCCAGGGTCTCAAGGAACTGGGCTTCGCGGATATCGCGGTGATGCCCGAGGGGCTTGATGGCTGGCGCGCCGCGGGCGGCCCGGTGGAGGCGAAATGA
- a CDS encoding rhodanese-like domain-containing protein — protein sequence MRKLNALLEYFRFLLTAKAPGGPMNSHPPKDIDAASAKALLAKERPGGLLVLDVRQPWEYEEFHLPGAKLLPLGELEERRAEIPDDAPVLVYCHSGRRSAAAASLLAHAHPDVTNLLGGIMAWTGATAVGAPETGMRHLSGDESPERILALAYSMERELGLFYQRLAGEFTDQGLKELFNRLAGFEDKHKLVVYHLYKSYRPESRGIEDLEALAVDKALEGGRDAQDILADRKQPVAPRDALDMAMGIEAQAMDLYMRFAANAQGEGRQTLLDLANEERGHLKALATLMDRQAK from the coding sequence GTGCGGAAACTCAACGCCCTGCTCGAATACTTCCGATTCCTGCTCACCGCCAAAGCCCCCGGAGGCCCCATGAACAGCCACCCGCCCAAGGACATCGACGCCGCCTCCGCCAAGGCGCTCCTCGCCAAGGAACGCCCCGGCGGACTCCTCGTCCTCGACGTGCGCCAGCCCTGGGAATACGAGGAATTCCACCTGCCCGGGGCCAAGCTCCTCCCTCTGGGCGAACTGGAGGAGCGCCGCGCGGAAATCCCGGACGACGCGCCCGTGCTGGTCTACTGCCACTCCGGTCGACGCAGCGCGGCCGCAGCCTCCCTGCTGGCCCACGCGCACCCGGACGTGACGAACCTCCTGGGCGGCATCATGGCCTGGACCGGCGCCACCGCCGTGGGCGCGCCCGAAACCGGCATGCGCCATCTCTCCGGCGACGAGTCGCCCGAACGCATCCTTGCGCTCGCCTACTCCATGGAACGCGAACTGGGCCTGTTCTACCAGCGCCTCGCGGGCGAGTTCACGGACCAGGGCCTCAAGGAGCTCTTCAACCGGCTCGCGGGCTTCGAGGACAAGCACAAGCTGGTGGTCTACCACCTCTACAAGAGCTACCGCCCCGAAAGCCGGGGCATCGAAGACCTGGAGGCCCTGGCCGTGGACAAGGCCCTGGAGGGAGGACGCGACGCCCAGGACATCCTCGCGGATCGCAAACAGCCCGTCGCGCCCCGCGACGCCCTGGACATGGCCATGGGCATCGAGGCCCAGGCCATGGACCTCTACATGCGATTCGCCGCCAACGCCCAGGGCGAGGGCAGGCAGACCCTCCTGGACCTGGCCAACGAGGAGCGCGGACACCTGAAAGCCCTGGCCACGCTCATGGACCGGCAGGCGAAATAG
- a CDS encoding YccF domain-containing protein — MAPVNFILNVLWLVLGGIVMGIGWCIAGLIMVLTIIGLPWARSCFVIAGLAFWPFGKMVVDRQFVQGYHDAGTGPLGLVGNVIWFLLAGWWLALGHLASAVANFVSIIGIPFGVQHLKLALISLAPVGKTVVDSSDVRVMQ, encoded by the coding sequence ATGGCCCCCGTGAACTTTATCCTGAACGTCCTGTGGCTTGTGCTCGGCGGCATCGTGATGGGCATCGGCTGGTGCATTGCCGGGCTCATCATGGTGCTCACCATCATCGGCCTGCCCTGGGCGCGCTCCTGCTTCGTGATCGCCGGGCTGGCGTTCTGGCCCTTCGGCAAGATGGTGGTGGACCGCCAGTTTGTGCAGGGCTACCACGACGCGGGCACCGGGCCGCTGGGACTGGTGGGCAACGTGATCTGGTTCCTGCTGGCGGGCTGGTGGCTGGCCCTGGGACACCTGGCCAGCGCGGTGGCCAACTTCGTGTCCATCATCGGCATCCCCTTCGGCGTGCAGCACCTGAAGCTCGCCCTCATCTCCCTGGCCCCGGTGGGCAAGACCGTGGTGGACTCCTCCGACGTGCGCGTGATGCAGTAG
- a CDS encoding TlyA family RNA methyltransferase — protein sequence MANPKIRADQLLVDQGLAESRERAKRLVMAGQVYLDVNGRPERLDKPGRMLPASAALSLAAPERFVSRGAYKLLSALEHFRLDVTGRTALDVGASTGGFTDCLLQHGAVKVYAVDVGKCQLHEKLRADPRVVSLEGVNFRLAAPDLIPEPVDLAVIDVSFISLAKVLPAVKGFLKPGGFIVALVKPQFELGPGQTDKGVVRDESLRRLAVQLVEGAARELGLEPAGVVPAGVKGPKGNQEYLLLLR from the coding sequence ATGGCCAACCCCAAGATACGCGCAGACCAGCTCCTGGTGGACCAGGGCCTGGCAGAGAGCCGCGAGCGCGCCAAGCGCCTCGTGATGGCGGGCCAGGTCTATCTGGACGTGAACGGCCGCCCCGAACGGCTGGACAAGCCCGGGCGGATGCTTCCGGCTTCGGCCGCGCTCTCCCTGGCCGCGCCGGAGCGTTTCGTGAGCCGGGGGGCCTACAAGCTCCTCTCCGCGCTGGAGCACTTCCGCCTGGACGTGACGGGCCGCACGGCCCTGGACGTGGGGGCCTCCACGGGGGGCTTCACCGACTGCCTGCTCCAGCACGGGGCGGTGAAGGTCTACGCCGTGGACGTGGGCAAGTGCCAGCTCCACGAGAAGCTGCGCGCCGACCCCCGCGTGGTCTCCCTGGAGGGCGTGAACTTCCGTCTGGCCGCGCCGGACCTGATCCCCGAGCCCGTGGATCTGGCGGTGATCGACGTGTCTTTCATCTCGCTCGCCAAGGTGCTCCCGGCGGTGAAGGGGTTCCTCAAACCCGGGGGATTCATCGTGGCCCTGGTCAAGCCGCAGTTCGAGCTTGGTCCGGGACAGACCGACAAGGGCGTGGTGCGCGACGAGTCGCTGCGGCGGCTGGCCGTGCAGCTGGTGGAGGGCGCGGCGCGCGAGCTGGGGCTGGAACCGGCCGGGGTGGTCCCGGCCGGGGTCAAGGGGCCAAAGGGCAACCAGGAGTATCTGTTGCTCCTGCGTTGA
- the thrC gene encoding threonine synthase, with the protein MIPNDFPSYRGKMEYFCLGCQERFDIGALHYTCPKCGGVFLLEDDWFDSLAENPPVYWKSLFDKRAASKNTPLRGIFRFYELMAPILEPQDIVYLGEGNTPIIEASPALSKILGVPMAFKNDGQNPSASFKDRGMACAFSYLKHLVRANGWDQVLTVCASTGDTSAAAALYAAYVGPPITSVVILPQGKVTPQQLAQPLGSGAVVLEVPGVFDDCMKVVEHLADNYRVALLNSKNAWRILGQESYAFEVAQWYDWDTYRKAVFVPIGNAGNVTAVMSGFLKLKRLGIIPSLPRIFGVQSAHADPVYRYYAQDPAGRSFEPVKVQPSAAQAAMIGNPVSFPRVRHFAEQYEKIGGPGSFQVVQVEEQAIVEGMLLANRHGHISCTQGGECVAGLLRARELGLIEPSETAILDATAHSLKFIGFQDMYFNDAFPAEYGVKADKSLVNKPELVITADEKERLSPEEYTVAAAEKVVARLGLAGK; encoded by the coding sequence GTTCCTTCTCGAGGACGACTGGTTCGACTCCCTGGCCGAGAACCCCCCGGTCTACTGGAAGTCGCTCTTCGACAAGCGCGCCGCCAGCAAGAACACCCCGTTGCGCGGCATCTTCCGCTTCTACGAGCTCATGGCCCCCATCCTGGAGCCCCAGGACATCGTCTACCTGGGCGAGGGCAACACCCCCATCATCGAGGCCAGCCCCGCGCTCTCCAAGATCCTGGGCGTGCCCATGGCCTTCAAGAACGACGGCCAGAACCCCTCCGCCTCCTTCAAGGACAGGGGCATGGCCTGCGCCTTCAGCTACTTGAAGCACCTCGTGCGCGCCAACGGCTGGGACCAGGTGCTCACCGTCTGCGCCTCCACCGGAGACACCTCCGCCGCCGCCGCGCTCTACGCCGCCTATGTGGGACCGCCCATCACCTCCGTGGTCATCCTGCCCCAGGGCAAGGTGACCCCCCAGCAACTGGCCCAGCCCCTGGGCAGCGGGGCCGTGGTCCTCGAAGTGCCCGGCGTCTTCGACGACTGCATGAAAGTGGTGGAGCACCTGGCCGACAACTACCGCGTGGCCCTGCTCAATTCCAAAAACGCCTGGCGCATCCTCGGCCAGGAATCCTATGCCTTCGAGGTGGCCCAGTGGTACGACTGGGACACCTACCGCAAGGCCGTCTTCGTGCCCATCGGCAACGCGGGCAACGTCACCGCCGTCATGAGCGGCTTCCTCAAGCTCAAGCGCCTGGGCATCATCCCCTCGCTGCCGCGCATCTTCGGGGTGCAGTCCGCCCACGCGGACCCGGTCTACCGCTACTACGCGCAAGACCCCGCCGGCCGCTCCTTCGAGCCCGTGAAGGTGCAACCCAGCGCCGCCCAGGCCGCCATGATCGGCAACCCCGTCAGCTTCCCCCGCGTGCGGCACTTCGCCGAACAGTACGAAAAGATCGGCGGCCCAGGCTCCTTCCAGGTGGTCCAGGTCGAAGAACAGGCCATCGTGGAAGGCATGCTCCTGGCAAACCGCCACGGACACATCAGCTGCACCCAGGGCGGCGAATGCGTGGCGGGACTCCTGCGCGCCCGCGAACTGGGACTGATCGAACCCTCCGAGACCGCCATCCTGGACGCCACCGCCCACAGCCTCAAGTTCATCGGCTTCCAGGACATGTATTTCAACGACGCCTTCCCCGCCGAGTACGGCGTCAAGGCCGACAAGTCCCTGGTGAACAAGCCCGAACTCGTGATCACCGCCGACGAGAAGGAACGCCTCTCCCCCGAGGAATACACCGTGGCCGCCGCCGAAAAAGTCGTGGCACGGCTGGGACTCGCGGGCAAATAA